From Salvelinus fontinalis isolate EN_2023a chromosome 37, ASM2944872v1, whole genome shotgun sequence, the proteins below share one genomic window:
- the LOC129835894 gene encoding catechol O-methyltransferase domain-containing protein 1-like: protein MAPDIKMYFCIQLVLALTGTGIGSALPGKSHSGGKNDPVLQYVVNNSLREHPVMTKLRLKTLEDPWSIMLVASEQAQLMANLAKLINASKTIEIGMYTGYNTLNMALVVPESGQVVACEIDDEYVNIAKPFFKEAGVEDKINVRLQMCIKTLDELIAAGEAGTYDFVFIDADKRNYDRYYEKSLELVRQGGIIAIDNVLWSGKVVDPAPDDLTSQALDKLNKKLHTDQRIDLSMLTVGDGLTLAIKR from the exons GCACAGGAATAGGATCTGCCCTGCCAGGTAAGAGCCACAGTGGAGGGAAGAACGACCCAGTGCTGCAGTATGTCGTGAACAACTCACTGAGAGAACATCCTGTCATGACCAAACTCAGACTG AAAACCCTTGAGGACCCATGGAGCATCATGCTGGTTGCTAGTGAACAAGCACAACTGATGGCAAATTTGGCCAAACTGATTAACGCCAGCAAAACCATTGAAATTG GGATGTACACGGGGTACAACACCCTGAACATGGCGTTGGTTGTACCAGAGAGTGGTCAAGTGGTAGCATGTGAAATAGACGACGAATACGTGAACATTGCTAAACCTTTCTTTAAAGAG GCCGGAGTCGAGGATAAAATTAATGTCCGTCTTCAAATGTGTATAAAAACACTGG ATGAGTTGATAGCTGCTGGGGAAGCTGGCACCTACGACTTTGTGTTCATCGATGCGGATAAACGGAACTATGACAGATATTACGAGAAGTCTCTTGAGCTTGTGAGACAAGGGGGCATCATTGCCATCGATAAT GTACTCTGGAGTGGTAAAGTGGTGGACCCTGCTCCTGATGACCTGACCTCCCAGGCTCTGGACAAGCTCAACAAGAAACTCCACACGGACCAGAGGATCGATCTGAGCATGCTCACTGTGGGCGACGGACTCACCCTGGCCATCAAACGCTAA
- the LOC129835893 gene encoding neurofilament heavy polypeptide-like yields the protein MSLRMDNLSGSPHRAAQAEYCCYQPKLTGSPSASRTVGFESTTAYRNRGYVTMLKSEFGSIPRSSQSLFDLSGPFTGVLTKMNEKELLHGLNDRFAGFIEKVRHLEQQNELFEREIEEIKLKAQSPASLAQEHEPEHMDLRNLVHDITLQKRQIEIEHQNLEEDFLTLRDKYEQEARDRSDAENGILVLKKDANDAYLAKLQLDEKAQSLVDEIHFLKKNHEDEVSEMVAQIQEAQVTVKAHDFGKPDITAALRDIRVQLEGHATSDFQQAEEGFRIQFAKLTKAAESNREVLKATQQEIQENRRRLQGKTIELDCGKGMREALEKQLQELEERHYAEMIHYQDTIRQLENELTNAKLDMSGYLREYQDLLNVKMALDVEILSYRKLLEGEESRLYTISDTHISMPCIYRQSPVYTLPCLARQGGPTRRSEPQYKFVEEIITETTRDMEMSEIEETGSEETVRGEGDELRQKQGEESDKAERRSGGEVDEQKEKDRGKVDVEVDAPEEEGEQEEESKRQQIVTSAEVEVNGDGVSHSEGENGEEGEDEREEEKGGEPDAIKKTEDIDRGENTQSEVNSAEATSDGEKEKLDTTKKLDSEIKGTLEKDDTPKHGESQPEIPISTEPKTSESEDSKTGSSIKGEPQVPTEDISKEPKKVSEERKKESPLKEKKEVDLKEESAPTEQHQDSPKESPIKERKHLYQSAPTLEQKPVQKEHRESDQPQEAESAVTTQEEDLPEPTEKDMESPDITAELKSSPTKETVEQVKSPDDSSVEMTQDEKTVGGKMPDRIISTTSECKEEPVQKTLKKEVGPTEPEVSSKDDIVKSVVQNEHNGSEKVTKDVSMGEEKGKESKTSPKPDPTVTPKEETSPKPDPTVTPKEETSPKPDPTVTPKEETSPKPDPTVTPKEETTPHPEPTVSPKEETSPIPDQSVTPKEETSPKPYPTVTPKEETSPKLDPTVTPKEEKSPKQGPAITPKEETTTKPDQTVTAKEETSPQQEPTVTPKEETSPKPDPTVTPKEETSPIPDQTVTPKEETSPKPYPTVAPKEETSPQQEPTVTPKEETSPKPDPTVTPKEETSPKQGPAVTPKEETTTKPDQTVTAKEETSPQQEPTVTPKEETSPKPDPTVTPKKETALKPDRTVTPKEKTSPKPVPAVTPKVETSPKPDITTTPKEETSPKPEQAVTPKVETPPKPETVVIPKVETSPKPELAVTTKVETSPKPEPAVTTKVETSPKPETAVTPKIETFPKPDITTTPKEETSPKPEQAVTPKVETSPKLETVVTPKVKTSPKPGQAVTTKVETSPKPEQAVTSKVETSPKPEQAVTPKEETSPKQETVVIPKVETSPKPELAVTTKVETSPKPELAVTTKVETSPKPEPAVTPKVETSPKPEIAVTAKVETSPKPDITTTPKEETSPKPEQAVTPKVETSPKPKTVVIPKVETSPKPELAVTTKVETSPKPEPAVTAKDETSPKPDPAVTSKEETSPQHEPTVTPKEETSPKPDPTVTPKEETTPKPDPTVTPKEETTPKPDPTVTPKEETTPHPEPTVSPKEETSPIPDQSVTPKEEISPQQEPTVTPKEETSPKSFPTVTPKEETTPHPEPTVSPKEETSPIPDQSVTPKEETSPQQEPTVTPKEETSPKPDPTVTPKEETTPHPEPTVSPKEETSPIPDQSVTPKEEISPQQEPTVTPKEETSPKSFPTVTPKEETSPKPELAVTTEEETSPKPEPAVTPKFETSPKPNSTITPKEEISPKPDSTLTPESTTTPKPYSNLTPESTTTPKPDSTLTPESTTTPKPDSTLTPESSTIPKPDSTLTQESTTIPKPYSTLTPESMTTPTEESETTGSGDKAKTITPPEKQMPAFAESNDSHREVPESNTTQEKQEESMDKEPEKVTDPKDGTPKTESVKTKASELKSEQVEISITNTLPVKEQDVSAVGLKDQTVDEKITEQDTF from the exons ATGAGCCTCAGAATGGACAATCTTTCGGGTTCTCCGCATAGGGCAGCTCAAGCTGAGTATTGCTGCTATCAACCTAAACTGACCGGATCCCCCTCTGCGTCCAGGACCGTTGGCTTTGAGTCGACTACTGCGTACAGGAACAGAGGATATGTGACGATGCTGAAGAGCGAATTCGGATCCATTCCGAGATCATCGCAGAGCCTTTTCGATTTATCAGGCCCATTTACCGGGGTGTTGACGAAAATGAATGAGAAAGAACTGCTCCATGGGCTGAACGACCGTTTCGCCGGATTCATAGAGAAGGTGCGTCATTTGGAGCAGCAAAATGAATTGTTTGAGAGGGAAATCGAGGAAATCAAACTAAAGGCACAGTCCCCTGCGTCTCTGGCCCAGGAGCACGAGCCGGAGCATATGGACCTGAGGAATCTAGTTCATGACATCACCCTTCAGAAGCGTCAGATCGAGATAGAGCATCAGAACCTGGAGGAAGATTTCCTCACCTTGAGAGACAAGTACGAGCAGGAGGCACGTGACCGCTCAGATGCAGAGAACGGCATCCTTGTGCTGAAAAAGGACGCCAACGATGCATACCTCGCCAAACTTCAGTTGGACGAGAAAGCGCAGTCTCTGGTGGACGAGATTCACTTCCTGAAGAAGAACCATGAGGACGAGGTATCAGAAATGGTGGCCCAGATCCAAGAGGCTCAAGTAACGGTCAAGGCGCACGACTTTGGCAAACCTGACATCACTGCAGCTCTCCGGGACATCCGTGTGCAGTTAGAAGGTCACGCCACCTCCGACTTTCAGCAGGCCGAGGAGGGCTTCCGTATCCAGTTCGCAAAGTTAACCAAAGCggcagagagcaacagagaggtgCTGAAGGCGACCCAGCAGGAGATCCAGGAGAATAGAAGGCGCCTGCAGGGGAAAACAATTGAACTGGACTGTGGGAAAGGAATGAGAGAGGCCCTGGAAAAACAACTACAAGAGCTGGAGGAGCGTCACTATGCGGAAATGATTCATTACCAG GACACTATCAGGCAGCTGGAGAATGAGCTGACCAATGCTAAACTAGACATGTCTGGCTACCTGAGAGAGTACCAGGACCTGCTGAATGTCAAAATGGCTTTGGATGTGGAGATTCTCTCTTATAG GAAACTCCTGGAGGGTGAGGAGTCCCGCCTGTACACCATCTCTGACACCCACATCTCCATGCCCTGCATCTACCGCCAGTCCCCCGTCTACACCCTGCCTTGCCTGGCCCGGCAGGGAGGGCCCACACGCAGGTCTGAGCCCCAGTACAAGTTTGTTGAGGAGATCATCACTGAGACCACCAGAGACATGGAGATGTCCGAGATCGAGGAGACAGGCTCCGAGGAGACGGTCCGGGGAGAGGGAGACGAGTTGAGACAGAAGCAGGGAGAAGAGAGTGACAAagctgagaggaggagtgggggagaggtggatgagcagaaagagaaagatagaggtAAAGTGGATGTTGAAGTGGACGCCCCGGAGGAAGAGGGTGAACAGGAGGAAGAGTCTAAGAGACAGCAGATTGTAACATCAGCAGAGGTCGAGGTAAATGGAGATGGAGTTAGCCATAGCGAGggagaaaatggagaggagggagaggatgaaagagaggaggaaaaggggggTGAGCCAGATGCAATCAAAAAGACAGAGGACATTGACAGAGGTGAAAATACACAAAGTGAAGTCAACTCAGCTGAGGCCACCAGTGACGGAGAGAAGGAAAAACTGGACACAACAAAGAAGCTAGACAGCGAGATAAAGGGGACATTAGAAAAAGATGACACCCCAAAACATGGTGAATCCCAACCAGAGATTCCCATCTCAACAGAACCCAAAACTTCAGAGTCAGAGGATAGCAAAACAGGAAGTTCAATAAAGGGTGAACCACAGGTCCCCACAGAGGACATCTCCAAAGAACCCAAAAAGGTGTcagaggagagaaaaaaagaaagccCTTTAAAAGAGAAAAAAGAGGTAGATCTGAAAGAGGAGAGTGCCCCAACAGAGCAACATCAAGACAGCCCAAAAGAAAGTCCCAtcaaagagagaaaacatttatATCAGAGTGCCCCAACACTGGAGCAGAAACCTGTTCAGAAGGAGCACAGAGAGTCAGACCAACCTCAAGAGGCAGAGAGTGCTGTGACAACACAAGAAGAGGATCTCCCTGAGCCCACAGAGAAGGACATGGAATCCCCTGATATCACTGCAGAGCTGAAGAGCAGTCCAACCAAGGAGACAGTGGAGCAGGTGAAGTCACCAGATGATTCTAGTGTAGAAATGACACAAGATGAGAAAACAGTAGGAGGTAAAATGCCAGACAGAATTATCAGCACAACAAGTGAGTGTAAGGAAGAGCCTGTGCAAAAGACTCTTAAAAAGGAGGTGGGTCCGACAGAGCCAGAAGTGAGCAGCAAGGATGATATTGTAAAAAGTGTTGTGCAGAATGAACATAATGGCAGTGAAAAGGTCACAAAAGATGTCTCAATGGGTGAGGAAAAAGGGAAAGAATCTAAGAcatcccctaaaccagaccccactgtgacccctaaagaagaaacatcccctaaaccagaccccacTGTGACCCCGAAAGAAGAAAcatcccctaaaccagaccccactgtgacccctaaagaagaaacatcccctaaaccagaccccacTGTGACCCCTAAAGAAGAAACAACCCCGCATCCAGAGCCAACTGTCTCTCCTAAAGAGGAGACATCCCCAATACCGGACCAATCTGTCACCCCTAAAGAAGAGACATCCCCTAAACCGTACCCCACTGTCACCCCTAAAGAAGAGACATCCCCTAAACTGGACCCCACTGTCACCCCTAAAGAAGAGAAATCCCCTAAACAGGGACCAGCAATCACCCCTAAAGAAGAAACGACCACAAAACCAGATCAAACTGTCACCGCTAAAGAGGAGACATCCCCACAACAGGAGCCAACAGTCACCCCTAAAGAGGAGACATCCCCTAAACCGGATCCCACTGTGACCCCTAAAGAAGAGACATCCCCAATACCGGACCAAACTGTCACCCCTAAAGAAGAGACATCCCCTAAACCGTACCCCACTGTTGCCCCTAAAGAGGAGACATCCCCACAACAGGAGCCAACCGTAACCCCTAAAGAGGAGACATCCCCTAAACCGGACCCCACTGTCACCCCTAAAGAAGAGACATCCCCTAAACAGGGACCAGCAGTCACCCCTAAAGAAGAAACAACCACAAAACCGGACCAAACTGTCACCGCTAAAGAGGAGACATCCCCACAACAGGAGCCAACCGTAACCCCTAAAGAGGAGAcatcccctaaaccagaccccacTGTCACCCCTAAAAAAGAAACAGCCCTAAAACCGGACCGAACTGTCACCCCTAAAGAGAAGACTTCCCCAAAACCAGTACCAGCAGTCACCCCTAAAGTAGAAACTTCCCCAAAACCAGATATAACCACCACCCCTAAAGAAGAAACTTCCCCAAAACCAGAACAAGCAGTCACCCCTAAAGTAGAAACTCCCCCAAAACCAGAAACAGTAGTCATCCCAAAAGTAGAAACTTCCCCAAAACCAGAACTAGCAGTCACCACTAAAGTAGAAACCTCCCCAAAACCAGAACCAGCAGTCACCACTAAAGTAGAAACTTCCCCAAAACCAGAAACAGCAGTCACCCCTAAAATAGAAACTTTCCCAAAACCAGATATAACCACCACCCCTAAAGAAGAAACTTCCCCAAAACCAGAACAAGCAGTCACCCCTAAAGTAGAAACCTCCCCAAAACTAGAAACAGTAGTCACCCCTAAAGTAAAAACTTCCCCAAAACCAGGACAAGCAGTCACCACTAAAGTAGAAACTTCCCCAAAACCAGAACAAGCAGTCACCAGTAAAGTAGAAACTTCCCCAAAACCAGAACAAGCAGTCACCCCTAAAGAAGAAACTTCCCCAAAACAAGAAACAGTAGTCATTCCAAAAGTAGAAACTTCCCCAAAACCAGAACTAGCAGTCACCACTAAAGTAGAAACTTCCCCAAAACCAGAACTAGCAGTCACCACTAAAGTAGAAACTTCCCCAAAACCAGAACCAGCAGTCACCCCCAAAGTAGAAACTTCCCCAAAACCAGAAATAGCAGTCACAGCTAAAGTAGAAACTTCCCCAAAACCAGATATAACCACCACCCCTAAAGAAGAAACTTCCCCAAAACCAGAACAAGCAGTCACCCCTAAAGTAGAAACTTCCCCAAAACCAAAAACAGTAGTCATCCCAAAAGTAGAAACTTCCCCAAAACCAGAACTAGCAGTCACCACTAAAGTAGAAACTTCCCCAAAACCAGAACCAGCAGTCACAGCTAAAGATGAAACATCCCCTAAACCAGATCCAGCAGTTACCAGTAAAGAGGAGACATCCCCACAACACGAGCCAACCGTCACCCCTAAAGAAGAGACATCCCCTAAACCGGACCCCACTGTGACCCCTAAAGAAGAAACAACCCCTAAACCGGACCCCACTGTGACCCCTAAAGAAGAAACAACCCCTAAACCGGACCCCACTGTGACCCCTAAAGAAGAAACAACCCCGCATCCAGAGCCAACTGTCTCTCCTAAAGAGGAGACATCCCCAATACCGGACCAATCTGTGACCCCTAAAGAGGAAATATCTCCACAACAGGAGCCAACCGTAACCCCTAAAGAAGAGACATCCCCTAAATCGTTCCCCACTGTCACCCCTAAAGAAGAAACAACCCCGCATCCAGAGCCAACTGTCTCTCCTAAAGAGGAGACATCCCCAATACCGGACCAATCTGTGACCCCTAAAGAGGAGACATCCCCACAACAAGAGCCAACCGTCACCCCTAAAGAAGAGAcatcccctaaaccagaccccacTGTGACCCCTAAAGAAGAAACAACCCCGCATCCAGAGCCAACTGTCTCTCCTAAAGAGGAGACATCCCCAATACCGGACCAATCTGTGACCCCTAAAGAGGAAATATCTCCACAACAGGAGCCAACCGTAACCCCTAAAGAAGAGACATCCCCTAAATCATTCCCCACTGTCACCCCTAAAGAGGAGACATCCCCTAAACCAGAACTAGCAGTCACCACTGAAGAAGAAACTTCCCCAAAACCAGAACCAGCAGTCACCCCTAAATTTGAAACTTCCCCAAAACCAAACTCAACCATCACCCCTAAAGAGGAAATATCCCCTAAACCAGACTCAACCCTCACCCCAGAATCAACGACCACCCCTAAACCATACTCAAACCTCACCCCAGAATCAACGACCACCCCTAAACCAGACTCAACCCTTACCCCAGAATCAACGACCACCCCTAAACCAGACTCAACCCTCACCCCAGAATCATCGACCATCCCTAAACCAGACTCAACCCTCACCCAAGAATCAACGACCATCCCTAAACCATACTCAACCCTCACCCCAGAATCAATGACCACCCCTACGGAAGAGAGTGAAACGACGGGCAGTGGTGACAAAGCTAAGACAATCACACCACCAGAGAAACAGATGCCTGCATTTGCAGAGAGCAATGACTCCCACAGGGAGGTGCCAGAAAGCAACACAACTCAGGAGAAACAAGAGGAAAGTATGGACAAAGAGCCTGAGAAGGTTACAGATCCCAAAGATGGAACCCCAAAGACAGAGAGTGTGAAAACCAAGGCCTCTGAGTTAAAATCTGAACAAGTTGAGATATCTATTACAAATACATTACCAGTGAAAGAACAGGATGTATCAGCCGTGGGTTTGAAAGATCAGACAGTTGATGAGAAGATAACAGAACAAGATACATTTTAA